From Deltaproteobacteria bacterium:
TATAGCATGCGTTTTTAAAAGCGGAGTGCCTTCTTGGTGAGAAACTGGATGGAGTTGGCTTCCTGGGGAAACTATCCGGCCTTTCAGGAAATTATACCTGAAAGGCCGGCCATAGGTCAATCCGGGGTCAATCCGGCTTGGGAAGCTCCCATGTGGCATAGGTGCATGAGGGGTATTTCGAGCAGCTGAAAAAGACCCTGCCCCTTTTGGTCCTCCTCTCGACCAGCATGCCGCCGTCCTGGTTGGGGCAGGGTATGCCTGTCGAAACCGACATCGTGGTCTTGCAGCTCGGGTAATCCGGGCAGGCCAGGAACCTTCCGAAGCGGCCGCTTTTGACGACCATGTTCTTTCCGCAGGTCGGGCAGGGCGTGTCGGTCGCCTCGGCGGTCTTCTCGACCGGCTTCACCTTGCCGTCCTCGCCTATGGTGAAGTCTTTGGTGTTCTTGCATTCGGGATATGCGGAGCAGGCCAGGAACTTGCCCTTGCGCCCCCATTTTATGACCATCATGCTCCCGCATTTCTCGCAGGATATGTCGGTCGGTACCTCCTCGGCCTTTATGTTTTTCATCTCCTTCTTGGCGCGATCGAGGCTTTCCCTGAAGGGGCCGTAGAACTCCTTCATGGTCTCGCGCCACTCGGCGCGGCCTTCCTCGATCATGTCGAGCTCCTCCTCCATGTGGGCCGTGAACTCGATATCGAGGATGCCGGGAAAGCTCTGCACGAGCATGTCCGTGACCGTGAAGCCCAGCTCCGTGGGCTTGAGCTGCTTGTTGTCCTTTACGACGTATTCCCTGTCCTGGATGGTCGAAAGTATGGCGGCGTAGGTCGAGGGCCGGCCTATGCCCTTCTCTTCGAGCTCCTTTACGAGCGAGGCCTCTGTGAACCTCGGGGGCGGCTGGGTGAAGTGCTGCGCCGGATCGAGCCCGAGGAGCTTCAGGTCCTCCCCCTTCTTGAGGGCCGGGAGCCTCTCCTCCTTCTCCTCCTCCACGTCCTGGCCCTCTATGTAGACGGCCATGAACCCGGGAAACTTTACAGTCGAGCCCGAGGCGGAGAAGATATAGCCCTTCGCCTCTATCTGGGCCCTGGTCTGGTCCATCACCGCGTGCGTCATCTGGCAGGCGATGAACCTGTTCCATATGAGCTGGTATAGCCTCCACTGGTCCCTTGAGAGGTGCGCCTTCACGGCCTCGGGCGGGTACTGGAAATAGGTCGGCCTTATGGCCTCGTGCGCGTCCTGGGACTTCTTCTTGGACTTGTATACGTTCGGGGACTTCGGGAGGTAATCGGCCCCGTATTTTTCCTGGATGAAAGCGCGCGCTGCCGCGACCGCCTCTGCCGATATCCTGGTCGAGTCGGTCCTCATATAGGAGATAAGCCCGACGGGTCCCTCGCTTCCGAGCTCCACGCCCTCATAGAGCTGCTGCGCGAGCATCATGGTCTTCTTTGCGGTGTAGCCGAGCTTCCGCGCGGCCTCCTGCTGGAGCTTACTTGTGGTAAACGGGGCTGCCGGGTTCCTTTTCGTCTCCCTGGCCTCTACCTCTGACACCCTGTACGAGGCCCCGTCGAGATCCGCGAGCGCGTCTTTTGTCTCGGATTCGTTATTTAATTCGAGTTTCTGGCCGTCCTTTTTTGCGAGCTTCGCCGTGAACGCGGCCCCTCCGAGGGTTTCGAGCCTCGCGGATACCGACCAATACTCCCTGGGCACGAATGCCTGTATCTCGCGCTCCCTGTCGCAGATTATGCGGACCGCGACGGACTGGACCCTTCCGGCGGAAAGGCCCCTGCGGACCTTGTCCCAGAGTATTGGGCTCACCTGGTAGCCCACGAGCCTGTCGAGGACGCGCCTGGCCTGCTGAGCCTCGTATTTGTGCTGGTCGAGGCTCGTCGGGTGGCCTATGGCCTCCTTTACGGCCTTTTCCGTTATCTCGTTAAAGAGGACCCTGAAGGTCTTCTCCTTCTTCTTG
This genomic window contains:
- the topA gene encoding type I DNA topoisomerase, with the protein product MGKSLVIVESPAKAKTINKFLGKDFNVLASVGHIKDLPKSKLGIEVDNGFEPHYELIKGKTATVRELKKAGKSAERIFLAPDPDREGEAIAWHIAEEIDKKKEKTFRVLFNEITEKAVKEAIGHPTSLDQHKYEAQQARRVLDRLVGYQVSPILWDKVRRGLSAGRVQSVAVRIICDREREIQAFVPREYWSVSARLETLGGAAFTAKLAKKDGQKLELNNESETKDALADLDGASYRVSEVEARETKRNPAAPFTTSKLQQEAARKLGYTAKKTMMLAQQLYEGVELGSEGPVGLISYMRTDSTRISAEAVAAARAFIQEKYGADYLPKSPNVYKSKKKSQDAHEAIRPTYFQYPPEAVKAHLSRDQWRLYQLIWNRFIACQMTHAVMDQTRAQIEAKGYIFSASGSTVKFPGFMAVYIEGQDVEEEKEERLPALKKGEDLKLLGLDPAQHFTQPPPRFTEASLVKELEEKGIGRPSTYAAILSTIQDREYVVKDNKQLKPTELGFTVTDMLVQSFPGILDIEFTAHMEEELDMIEEGRAEWRETMKEFYGPFRESLDRAKKEMKNIKAEEVPTDISCEKCGSMMVIKWGRKGKFLACSAYPECKNTKDFTIGEDGKVKPVEKTAEATDTPCPTCGKNMVVKSGRFGRFLACPDYPSCKTTMSVSTGIPCPNQDGGMLVERRTKRGRVFFSCSKYPSCTYATWELPKPD